CATGAATCAGTCAGTGTATCCCAAAACTGACTTCAACAAGCAAACATTGTCATCCTGAAAGAACTGATCTAACAATGCTGAGGACAAAGGCATTGCCTCTACTCTGTACACAAATAGCGGGTTATCCTTTGGTAGCTCGGAGAGTTCatcagctggcctccatcaaacgtgtgtgtgtgctcccTGAGAGGAGGCGTCAGGCTCTTCTGTACCCCTTTAACAGTCTGGAGGAGCACCTGTCTTCACAGGTCAGTCAGGAAGAATTCAAGATCTTTTATCCCAGCTTGGAGGAGCTCCGTCAGGCAGAGACACTGTTCACTCCCTCCTCTAAACATAGTATTGACTACTCTACTTCTGCGGTCCGGTTAGACCATGTACCTCTTCTTAAACAGCCAGAGGTAAGATAAGATTGTCTTTAATAGTCATCACTTTATTAAATGATACAGTGGCCTCAAAATTTGTCTGAATTCAAAAAAGTGGGAGAGGAAGAAATATGATTTCGGTTTACATCTGGgttgtatgtttatttttagcattttaattagtttagaCTGCtttcatatattaatattacatttataatattcattttaagtaatttgAAGTCATCTTTTGGATctctggttgagaaccactgcactaGACATTTCAAACTGTGTCTCAGGTTTGATTTGAGTGCTTGTTTGTGTTGCAGGTGTGTTTTATGGGCAGAAGTAACGTGGGGAAATCTTCTCTCATCCGTGCCTTGTTCTCTCTTGCGCCGGAGGTAGAAGTGCGCGTCTCTAAAACTCCGGTGAGTCTGTATGTCTTGGATGTTCTCTGCTGTTCAGTCCTCCATGGTCAGAAATGACTCATTCTCAGTCTTcattttcacacagggccacaCCAAAAAGCTGAATTTCTTCACTGTGGGAAAGGCCTTTACTCTTGTAGACATGCCGGGGTATGGACACAATGCCCCACGGGACTTTGTAGAGATGGTTGAACCGTACCTTCTAGATCGTCAGAAGTATGTTGAAGTtgatagtttttaaaaaatatatatatattattagttCACAACAATACTGATATTTGTTTTTGCATGCTTAAACGTAAATGCTAAAGCTTGTCAtaaaatttttctttctttgatttCCTCATTTATGTGTCTCTAGTCTGGTGAGGACATTCTTGCTGGTGGATGGAGGTGCAGGTCTGCAGAAGGCGGATTTAGTTGCTGTGGAGATGTGTGAGGAGTTCAATTTACCTTATG
The Onychostoma macrolepis isolate SWU-2019 unplaced genomic scaffold, ASM1243209v1 Scaffold322, whole genome shotgun sequence genome window above contains:
- the LOC131535516 gene encoding GTP-binding protein 8-like — its product is MLRTKALPLLCTQIAGYPLVARRVHQLASIKRVCVLPERRRQALLYPFNSLEEHLSSQVSQEEFKIFYPSLEELRQAETLFTPSSKHSIDYSTSAVRLDHVPLLKQPEVCFMGRSNVGKSSLIRALFSLAPEVEVRVSKTPGHTKKLNFFTVGKAFTLVDMPGYGHNAPRDFVEMVEPYLLDRQNLVRTFLLVDGGAGLQKADLVAVEMCEEFNLPYVLVVTKIDRTRQGALLALALQLRDFIKNQTSTCFPQPFLV